The Aestuariibius sp. HNIBRBA575 nucleotide sequence CGGGATGATCAAACAATCCAGCGCCGGGATCTATTCGTGGTTACCCATGGGATTCAAGGTGCTGCGCAAGCTGGAAAACATCGTGCACGAAGAACAAATTCGCGCCGGCCACGTGCCGATGTTGATGCCCACGTTGCAATCCGCAGATTTATGGCGCGAAAGCGGTCGGTATGACGGCTATGGCGAAGAAATGCTGCGTATGCAGGATCGGCACGGTCGTGACATGCTGTTTTCCCCCACAGCCGAGGAAATGTTCACCGACGTGTTTCGCGCGCATGTGAATTCCTACAAGGATTTGCCGCTGACCTTGTATCAAATCCAGTGGAAATTCCGCGATGAAATCCGGCCTCGTTTTGGAGTGATGCGGGGCCGCGAATTTTTCATGAAAGACGGCTACAATTTTGACCTGACCAAAGAGGATGCGCTGCACGCCTATAACCGTCATCTGGTCAGCTATTTGCGGACCTATGAACGTATGGGCCTGCAAGCGATCCCAATGCGCGCAGATTCCGGACCGATTGGCGGGGATTACACCCATGAATTCCTGGTGCTGGCGGAAACCGGTGAATCCGAAGTGTTCTATGACAGCCAAATCACCGATCTGAAATTTGGCGATCGGGCCATTGATTATGATGATGTGGCACAATGTCAGGCCGTTTTGGAAGAGTTCACATCGCGCTATGCCCGCACGGACGAAACCCACGAGGCCGATGAATTCGCCAAGGTGCCCGAAGATCGCCAACGGGTGGCGCGCGGCATCGAAGTGGGGCAGATTTTCTATTTTGGTACGCAATATTCCGAAAGCATGGGCGCGTCCGTCCAAGACAGCGAAGGCAACAAAGTGCCGGTGCATATGGGGTCACACGGGATCGGCGTCAGCCGCCTGTTGGGCGCCATCATCGAGGCCAGCCATGACGACAAAGGCATCATTTGGCCCGAAGGTGTCACGCCGTTCCACGTCGGCATCCTGAATATGCGCGCCAAGGACGAAGCCTGCACCGAAGCTTGTGATGCGCTTTATGACTCGTTCAAAGCCATCGGGCTGGACCCGCTTTATGATGATCGCGACACAGGGGCCGGGGCCAAATTTGCCGATATGGACCTGATTGGACTGCCGTGGCGGATCACCGTTGGGCCACGCGGATTGAAAAACGGCGTGGTGGAACTGACCTGCCGCCGCACAGGCGAAAGCGAAGAAATGCCCGACGCGCAAGCCGTTGAAAAGATTTCGCAAATTTATGCAAAGCACCGCGTCACGGGGCTTTGATATCGTCGATATAAAGGCAAAAGGCGGGTCATGTGATTCGCCTTTTGGCGTTTTGGGGGCCTTGACCGATCCCAGCGCGCGCCGCAAAATACAAAAAAACAATATTGAGGCTCGGGTATGTTAAAGGTGCTTTCCTTCATTGGGGGGCTGGCTGGTGCGGCTGGCCTGTCGCAATATCCTGAATTTTCACAGCAATACACCCAGCGTTTGGCGGGGCAAATTGATGCCCTGTCCCAAGTGGTTGAGGATTTTGATGCCTCTGCGTTGAGGTCTGGGCTGACCCGGTCTGAGGCCTTGGATCAAATGCAGGGCACGCAGTTTCTGGACGATCGCCGTTCAGATATGCAGCGCACGTTTCTACGCCACGAAGTGCTGACCGCGCATTTTACGCATTTGCAATCCGCCAGCCCGATGCAGCGGATGATGATGCCGCATCGAATTTCGGATGCTGAAACGCTGACCGGGACGTGGGATGATTTTGTGCCGGCCATGCCGATCAACCTGCCGGGCGCAGTTGCAGCCGGGGCTGGGTTTATCGCAGGCTCGACGGTTTTGGGCCTATGCCTGACATTTTTGTTGTGGCCATTTCGGCGCCGCGCGCGTGCGCCTGCCTGACAGGGCTGGGCGCGATGCAGAATTGTGACGGCCAGTCACGGATGATCTTGGTTCCGTTTTTCTACCTGCGACCTGCCATTGCCAAACTGGACCCCTAGATGCCTGAATGCGTGGACGCATTTGCGCCACTGCCTTGCTATTAGGGTTTTTCCGCCCAAATCGCCGTTATCTGAACCGCTGGAATTGGCAGCACCGGTTTGGCAATGTATACGGCTTTGAAACAATTTGGACGATCCTCATGGCCCAAGGTAGAACCGCCCCATTTTCCCGTTTCGAATGGATGATCGCATGGCGGTATATTCGGGCCAAACGTGCCGAAGGCGGCGTGTCGGTCATGACATGGATCAGCCTGATTGGCATCACATTGGCGGTGTTTGCCCTGATCGCAACATTGTCCGTGCGTGCCGGATTTCGGGCGGAATTTGTCGATACAATCCTGGGCGCAAATGCCCATGTTGAGGTGCATTATTCCAATCAGATGACCGAACACGGCCAGCTCGATGATTTGATCCGGGACTATGATGTTCTGGCGCAGGATTTGCGGGCGATTGATGGCATTACCCGCGCTGCCCCGTTGGTACGTGGTCAGGTCATGGGCAATTTTCGTAACGCAAATGGCGCGGTCGACCTTTATGGGATCACGCTGGACGATCTGATGGCCATTCCCCGGATCGCGAGCCCCGAAAATGCCCGCGGTGACATCGCCCGCTTTAACGAAGGCATCGCGATTGGGTCTGGTCTGGCGATTGAGCTGGGGCTGGTCGTCGGCGACCGGATCAAAATCATTTCCCCCAATGGCGTGCGCACGGCATTTGGCACATCACCGCGCGTTAACACCTACGAAGTCGTCTATATCTTTACCGCTGGGCGGTACGATATCGACCGAATTCGCGCCTATCTGCCCCTCGCCGAGGCGCAGAATTTCTTTAACCGGGACGGGGCCGTCGATCAGATCGAATTGATGGTTGAGGATCCGGATGCGGTGAATGATTTGGTGCCTGAAATCGTGATGATCGGCGGGCCACGCGTGATCCCATGGACATGGCGGGACCGGTCTGGCGCATTCCTGCGGGCCTTAACAATCGAAGACAACGTGATGTTTGTGATCATGTCGATCCTCGTTCTGATTGCGTCGATGAACATCATTTCCGGCCTGATTATGCTGGTTAAAAACAAGGGCCGCGACATTGGAATCCTGCGCACAATGGGCCTGTCAGAAGGGTCGATTTTGCGGATATTTTTCATCTGCGGCGCGGGGATCGGCACGTTGGGGACCTTGCTGGGTGTTTTGTTGGGCTGTTTGTTTGTGATCAATATCGATCCGATTTTCAGCCTTGTGAATTGGCTGGGCGGCGGCGGCGTCTGGGATCCATCCATTCGCGGCATCTATAATTTGCCCGCCAAATTGCAAATGTCCGATGTGATTTCCGCCACAACGCTCAGCCTTGGGCTGAGCTGGATCATTACCATTTTCCCGGCCCGACGTGCGGCGCGGATGAACCCCGTAGAGGCGCTGCGTTATGAGTAATGTTCTGGAACTGACCGGCCTGCGCAAAGGATATAATCACGGTAAACCCGGCGAAGTTCAGGTGCTGAACGGCGTTGACCTGACCATAGGTCGGGGCGAAGTGGTGGCGCTGGTGGCCCCATCTGGGGCGGGTAAATCCACGCTGTTGCACATTGCGGGATTGCTGGATGTGCCGGATCAGGGGCGGGTGGTGATTGATGGGCGCGACATGACCGATCTTAGCGATCGCAAACGCACCGCCGCGCGGCGCGGGCAGGTGGGCTTTGTCTATCAATTCCACCATTTGTTGCCTGAATTTACGGCGCTCGAAAACATCGTTTTGCCGCAGCTGGCCAATGGGATCGCCGCGAAAGTTGCCGAAACGCGCGCCCAGTCTTTGTTGGAAAATGTCGGGGTGTCAGACCGCGCAAACCATCGTCCAGCCGCCCTGTCAGGGGGCGAACAACAGCGCGTCGCATTTTGTCGCGCATTGGCCAATGAGCCGGATTTGCTGTTGGCGGATGAACCCACGGGCAACCTTGATCCGGGCACGTCGGATGTGGTGTTTGGGGCATTGATGGATTTGGTACGTGGCACGGGCATGTCTGCATTGATCGCCACCCATAACATGGAATTGGCCGCCCGGATGGACCGCATTGTTCGCCTGGAAACCGGATCGATTGTGACCTAGACCTATGCCCGTTGGGTGATCAAAACACCCACAGCCATCACCGCAATCCCGGCTGCACGGGTCCAGTTCAGCGGGGTCGATTGCGCCATAAACAACCCGAAATGGTCAATGGCCGCAGACGAAATCAACTGGCCGATCAACACAAAAAACACCGCGTTTCCAATGCCAAAGCTGGGCGCGACATATGTGATCGACAACAAATAGAATGCAATCAACAAACCGCCGA carries:
- the proS gene encoding proline--tRNA ligase, with the protein product MRLSRYFLPTMKETPSEAQIVSHRYMLRAGMIKQSSAGIYSWLPMGFKVLRKLENIVHEEQIRAGHVPMLMPTLQSADLWRESGRYDGYGEEMLRMQDRHGRDMLFSPTAEEMFTDVFRAHVNSYKDLPLTLYQIQWKFRDEIRPRFGVMRGREFFMKDGYNFDLTKEDALHAYNRHLVSYLRTYERMGLQAIPMRADSGPIGGDYTHEFLVLAETGESEVFYDSQITDLKFGDRAIDYDDVAQCQAVLEEFTSRYARTDETHEADEFAKVPEDRQRVARGIEVGQIFYFGTQYSESMGASVQDSEGNKVPVHMGSHGIGVSRLLGAIIEASHDDKGIIWPEGVTPFHVGILNMRAKDEACTEACDALYDSFKAIGLDPLYDDRDTGAGAKFADMDLIGLPWRITVGPRGLKNGVVELTCRRTGESEEMPDAQAVEKISQIYAKHRVTGL
- a CDS encoding DUF2937 family protein; amino-acid sequence: MLKVLSFIGGLAGAAGLSQYPEFSQQYTQRLAGQIDALSQVVEDFDASALRSGLTRSEALDQMQGTQFLDDRRSDMQRTFLRHEVLTAHFTHLQSASPMQRMMMPHRISDAETLTGTWDDFVPAMPINLPGAVAAGAGFIAGSTVLGLCLTFLLWPFRRRARAPA
- a CDS encoding lipoprotein-releasing ABC transporter permease subunit, encoding MAQGRTAPFSRFEWMIAWRYIRAKRAEGGVSVMTWISLIGITLAVFALIATLSVRAGFRAEFVDTILGANAHVEVHYSNQMTEHGQLDDLIRDYDVLAQDLRAIDGITRAAPLVRGQVMGNFRNANGAVDLYGITLDDLMAIPRIASPENARGDIARFNEGIAIGSGLAIELGLVVGDRIKIISPNGVRTAFGTSPRVNTYEVVYIFTAGRYDIDRIRAYLPLAEAQNFFNRDGAVDQIELMVEDPDAVNDLVPEIVMIGGPRVIPWTWRDRSGAFLRALTIEDNVMFVIMSILVLIASMNIISGLIMLVKNKGRDIGILRTMGLSEGSILRIFFICGAGIGTLGTLLGVLLGCLFVINIDPIFSLVNWLGGGGVWDPSIRGIYNLPAKLQMSDVISATTLSLGLSWIITIFPARRAARMNPVEALRYE
- a CDS encoding ABC transporter ATP-binding protein; protein product: MSNVLELTGLRKGYNHGKPGEVQVLNGVDLTIGRGEVVALVAPSGAGKSTLLHIAGLLDVPDQGRVVIDGRDMTDLSDRKRTAARRGQVGFVYQFHHLLPEFTALENIVLPQLANGIAAKVAETRAQSLLENVGVSDRANHRPAALSGGEQQRVAFCRALANEPDLLLADEPTGNLDPGTSDVVFGALMDLVRGTGMSALIATHNMELAARMDRIVRLETGSIVT
- a CDS encoding DMT family transporter; amino-acid sequence: MTNQALLMLAAGIGVPILAALNAALGRIIGSPSAAAMVLFFIAFLVAIAAVIVTGTDAISKLSAAPKHLFLGGLLIAFYLLSITYVAPSFGIGNAVFFVLIGQLISSAAIDHFGLFMAQSTPLNWTRAAGIAVMAVGVLITQRA